The following proteins come from a genomic window of Candidatus Bostrichicola ureolyticus:
- a CDS encoding iron-sulfur cluster assembly accessory protein, with protein MVNISDSAKKKLILIMKEEGLSPNNAFVRLAISNKGCSGFYYDLSFDKTQKKDDNIYDLNGIKILIKKKYESYLNNIILEYNGGLQGKGFYFKNPNAKHTCGCGKSFSI; from the coding sequence ATGGTAAATATATCTGATTCAGCTAAAAAAAAATTAATTCTTATTATGAAAGAAGAAGGTTTATCTCCTAATAATGCTTTTGTTAGATTAGCTATTTCAAATAAAGGTTGTTCAGGTTTTTATTATGATTTATCTTTTGATAAAACACAAAAAAAAGACGATAATATTTATGATTTAAATGGAATAAAAATTTTAATTAAAAAAAAATATGAATCTTATTTAAATAACATTATATTAGAATATAATGGTGGATTACAGGGAAAAGGATTTTATTTTAAAAATCCTAATGCAAAACATACTTGTGGATGTGGAAAAAGTTTTTCCATATAA
- a CDS encoding 4Fe-4S dicluster domain-containing protein, translating to MALKITTECINCGACEPECPNKAIYEVGTVWKLSDGTSLKGMVQFKSLLIDADAVQVPKSNKVYFIVTEKCTECIGFNNEPQCASVCPVDCCILDINNIESKDELLKKKKMLHNEK from the coding sequence ATGGCGTTAAAAATAACAACCGAATGCATTAATTGTGGTGCTTGCGAACCTGAATGTCCTAATAAAGCTATTTATGAAGTAGGAACTGTATGGAAATTATCTGATGGAACATCGTTAAAAGGAATGGTACAATTTAAATCATTATTAATAGATGCTGATGCTGTTCAAGTTCCTAAAAGTAATAAAGTATACTTTATAGTAACAGAAAAATGTACTGAATGTATAGGCTTTAATAATGAACCTCAATGTGCGTCTGTATGTCCAGTTGATTGTTGTATTTTAGATATAAATAATATTGAATCAAAAGATGAATTACTGAAAAAGAAAAAAATGTTACATAATGAAAAATAA
- the nusA gene encoding transcription termination factor NusA, with amino-acid sequence MDNIALIDSFIDLIKKKKNIDKANLILILKESLRSVLQRKYGNSYNYNIIVNTDKGDIEIWRNRIVVDDKNLNKEIALSMERKQEFEIGEEVTEKVELKNLGRRAIFFLKKNFLFKINEFYHTNRFNILKKKIGEIVNVEVYHILSQHIIMKDEEQNEMILPKNEQIYSDSFKKGDTVIALVKNISLKDGKPIIILSRTNIKFIEKLFELEIPEITDKIIKIKKVVRVPGEKAKIAVESYDDRIDPVGACVGIKGSRIHSIIRELKNENIDIINYTSNIQLYITRALNPAKISMIKIDEKNKLANVYLKMEEISKAIGRGGLNIRLAIQLTGYKINLLKDFIIN; translated from the coding sequence ATGGATAACATAGCTTTAATAGATTCTTTTATAGATTTAATTAAAAAAAAAAAAAATATTGATAAAGCAAATCTTATTCTAATATTAAAAGAATCTCTAAGAAGTGTTTTACAACGAAAATATGGTAATTCATACAATTATAATATAATCGTAAATACAGATAAAGGAGATATAGAAATTTGGAGAAATCGTATTGTTGTGGATGATAAAAATTTAAATAAAGAAATAGCACTTTCAATGGAACGAAAACAAGAATTTGAAATTGGAGAAGAAGTTACTGAAAAAGTTGAATTAAAAAATCTGGGAAGAAGAGCTATTTTTTTTTTAAAAAAAAATTTTTTATTTAAAATAAATGAATTCTATCATACAAATAGATTTAATATTTTAAAAAAAAAAATTGGAGAAATAGTTAATGTTGAGGTATATCATATTCTATCTCAACATATTATAATGAAAGATGAGGAACAAAATGAAATGATTTTGCCTAAAAACGAACAAATATATAGTGATTCTTTTAAAAAAGGTGATACTGTTATTGCATTGGTAAAAAATATATCGTTGAAAGATGGTAAACCTATAATTATTTTATCTAGAACTAATATAAAATTTATAGAAAAACTTTTTGAATTAGAAATACCTGAAATAACTGATAAAATAATTAAAATTAAAAAAGTTGTACGTGTTCCTGGAGAAAAAGCTAAAATAGCTGTTGAATCTTATGATGATCGTATAGATCCAGTAGGTGCTTGTGTAGGTATTAAAGGATCCAGAATACATTCTATAATAAGAGAATTAAAAAATGAAAATATTGATATAATTAATTATACTTCTAATATTCAACTTTATATTACTAGAGCATTAAATCCAGCTAAAATTTCTATGATTAAAATAGACGAAAAAAATAAATTAGCTAATGTTTATTTAAAAATGGAAGAAATATCTAAAGCGATTGGACGAGGAGGATTAAATATTCGTTTAGCAATACAATTAACAGGATATAAAATAAATCTTTTAAAAGATTTTATCATTAATTAA
- the sufD gene encoding Fe-S cluster assembly protein SufD, translating into MKNKIISEFLNAKKNIFHSENEYIQNIRNESINMIINNHLLNEEECKDLFNNYKFNNKKFFLTDTTTEKILKNLKINGFRIIFINGIYNHKYSTYNNKYLKKLSNFFSLKSEYNKQFYDFYNKIVLKNNIFNVLNTAFIQEGIYLNIPNNIIINEPIHIIYFSYYDNNIIFNTRNLIIVGENSNVNIIEQYQSLNNNLIINNSLTEIYALSNSKIEYFKIQNDRMNSSLIDNTFFLQKKNSKCSINTFSFKGKLVKNNLNIYQEGPGISSYLRGLTIGKSKESISHNTLINHKYPLCNSYELYNNIFSGESNGIFNGKILIHKYAQKVNAFQQNNNIILSDKARIKAIPKLEIFANDVKCSHGCTIGPLNLSILFYIRSRGISEKDAQLLLLNTFFEENIKYIIIYDLKLYIINIIHELINSIID; encoded by the coding sequence ATGAAAAATAAAATTATTTCTGAATTTTTAAATGCAAAAAAAAATATTTTTCATTCAGAAAATGAATATATCCAAAATATACGTAATGAATCAATAAATATGATTATAAATAATCATTTGTTGAATGAAGAAGAATGCAAAGATTTATTTAATAATTACAAGTTTAATAATAAAAAATTTTTTTTAACGGATACTACTACTGAAAAAATATTAAAAAACTTAAAAATAAATGGTTTTCGTATTATTTTTATCAACGGAATTTATAACCATAAATATTCTACATATAATAATAAATATTTAAAGAAATTATCTAATTTCTTTTCTTTAAAATCTGAATATAATAAACAATTTTATGATTTTTATAATAAAATAGTATTAAAAAATAATATTTTTAATGTCCTTAATACTGCTTTTATACAAGAAGGTATATACCTTAATATTCCAAATAATATTATTATAAATGAACCTATACATATAATATATTTTTCATATTATGATAATAATATAATATTTAATACTAGAAATTTAATTATTGTAGGTGAAAATTCTAATGTTAATATAATAGAACAATATCAATCATTAAATAATAATTTAATTATAAATAATTCATTAACAGAAATTTATGCACTATCTAATAGTAAAATAGAATATTTTAAAATACAAAATGATAGAATGAATTCTTCATTAATTGATAATACTTTTTTTTTACAAAAAAAAAATAGTAAATGTTCAATTAATACTTTTTCTTTTAAAGGAAAGTTGGTAAAAAATAATCTTAACATTTATCAAGAGGGACCAGGTATTTCATCTTATTTAAGAGGTCTTACAATAGGTAAATCTAAAGAATCAATATCTCATAATACTTTAATAAATCATAAATATCCATTATGTAATAGTTATGAATTATATAATAATATATTTTCAGGTGAATCTAATGGTATTTTTAATGGAAAAATATTAATTCATAAATATGCTCAAAAAGTTAATGCTTTTCAGCAAAATAATAATATTATTCTGTCTGATAAAGCACGTATTAAAGCTATTCCTAAATTAGAAATTTTTGCCAATGATGTTAAATGTTCACATGGATGTACAATAGGACCTTTAAATCTATCAATTTTATTTTATATTCGTTCAAGGGGAATTTCTGAAAAAGATGCTCAATTATTATTGTTAAATACTTTTTTTGAAGAAAACATAAAATATATTATAATATATGATTTAAAATTATATATTATTAATATAATACATGAATTAATTAATAGTATTATAGATTAA
- a CDS encoding mechanosensitive ion channel family protein: protein MSMSTTLNRFFNRFLDFCLKQKIFFNKKILNIIIILFLITVLIIVNFFKSYSLLIFILKKISYILLILIFLQFLFRIINWIIPIITIKNNYETVAVRSFSQLFKIISVIYCLLIIISILTNNQPGTILTSLSALTAIIILIFRDIILGFVSGMQIYSTKMVKVGDYIAIPKYNIKGIILEINLSLIKLENFDKTITTVPVYDFLSTAITNYELIRIRNIRLIKKYLIFNLKSLQVCNTLSKYKKSTLINDFIKKKELEIENNKTIFNINNKKIITNISIYNEYIIFYLKQHPLISKSEKIIVRQNEYNGFGLPIEISCFIMEYNNYQKIMDDIFYYIIIIAKEFDLEVINIFK, encoded by the coding sequence ATGTCTATGTCTACAACATTGAACAGATTTTTTAACAGATTTTTAGATTTTTGTTTAAAACAAAAAATTTTTTTTAATAAAAAAATATTAAATATTATAATAATATTATTTTTAATAACTGTTTTAATAATTGTTAATTTTTTTAAATCATATTCATTATTAATTTTTATTTTAAAAAAAATATCTTATATACTTTTAATATTAATATTTTTACAATTTTTATTTAGAATTATTAACTGGATCATACCAATTATTACTATAAAAAATAATTATGAAACAGTTGCTGTACGTTCTTTTTCACAATTATTTAAAATAATTTCGGTTATTTATTGTTTATTAATTATAATATCAATATTAACAAATAATCAACCTGGAACTATTTTAACAAGTTTAAGTGCTTTAACCGCTATTATTATATTAATTTTTAGAGATATTATTTTAGGTTTTGTTTCTGGTATGCAAATTTACTCAACAAAAATGGTAAAAGTTGGTGACTATATTGCTATTCCTAAATATAATATAAAAGGTATTATATTAGAAATAAATCTTAGTTTAATAAAACTAGAAAATTTTGATAAAACAATAACTACTGTACCAGTTTATGATTTTCTATCTACAGCAATAACAAATTATGAATTAATACGTATTCGTAATATACGTTTAATAAAAAAATACTTAATTTTTAATTTAAAATCTTTACAAGTTTGTAATACTTTAAGTAAGTATAAAAAATCTACTTTAATAAATGATTTTATTAAAAAAAAAGAATTAGAAATTGAAAATAATAAAACAATATTTAATATTAATAATAAAAAAATAATTACTAATATTAGTATATATAACGAATATATTATTTTTTATCTTAAACAACATCCATTGATTTCTAAATCAGAAAAAATTATTGTTAGACAAAATGAATATAATGGATTTGGATTACCTATTGAAATATCTTGTTTTATAATGGAATATAATAATTATCAAAAAATAATGGATGATATATTTTATTATATTATAATAATAGCTAAAGAATTTGATTTGGAAGTTATAAATATATTTAAATAA
- the infB gene encoding translation initiation factor IF-2 codes for MPNNENNDNIKNKPDIIRNKLINIKTLGNINLDKIKNIENRNRYKKILKTLNTTNKTQKFNYTQSSKKENFLNKKNNIKKNNISKNNNIKKNNISKYNNINNISKNNNIKKYNKKNNIKKYNTNKIISTNKKIVKITEFATVNELSAIINISETEIIKTCLSLGIMVTMNQRLNAETITLVAHEFGYLVEFIGLEYAIQDEKDFETNLKNRSPIVTIMGHVDHGKTSLIDYIRKSNIIVGEVGGITQHIGAYSVDFEGKNITFIDTPGHEAFTAMRARGAQITDIAVIVIAADDKIMPQTKEAISHAQISGVSMIFAINKIDKPMSQPEKIREQLAGMNLLVEEWGGKYQSQEISAKTGIGINKLLEKIIIESEILQLKANPNKLATGTVIEASLDKGRGFLTNVIIQNGTLKKGDYVLAGNYHGKIKVILDERGQSIKEAGPSKPVIILGLNGAPVAGDKFKVFKYEKKAKEIAYKRMQLQREQNIRTQKYLTLDEIGRRIALGNFKEIKIIIKGDKDGSIEAIANSLQKESTDKIMINIIYKNVGAITESDVLLASASNAIIIGFNVRTANNNIINIAYKENIEIRTYSIIYDIINDIKKAIDGLNKNNKNKKEKIIGNAQVQEIFKIPKIGIIAGCIITKGKIVFNSKIRLIREGIVIQSNCDILSLKRFKEDIKEVQKGYECGISLKNYSNIKTGDIIENYDYE; via the coding sequence ATGCCCAATAACGAAAATAACGATAATATCAAAAATAAACCTGATATAATCCGTAATAAACTGATTAATATAAAAACATTAGGAAATATTAATCTTGATAAAATTAAAAATATTGAAAATAGAAATAGATATAAAAAAATATTAAAAACATTAAATACTACAAATAAAACTCAAAAATTTAATTATACTCAATCAAGTAAAAAAGAAAATTTTTTAAATAAAAAAAATAATATTAAAAAAAATAATATTAGTAAAAATAATAATATTAAAAAAAATAATATTAGTAAATATAATAATATTAATAATATTAGTAAAAATAATAATATTAAAAAATATAATAAAAAAAATAATATTAAAAAATATAATACTAATAAAATAATTAGTACTAATAAAAAAATAGTAAAAATAACAGAATTTGCAACAGTCAATGAATTATCTGCTATAATAAATATTTCTGAAACCGAAATTATAAAAACATGTCTTTCATTAGGTATTATGGTTACAATGAATCAACGTTTAAATGCTGAAACAATTACATTAGTTGCACATGAATTTGGATATTTAGTAGAATTTATAGGGTTAGAATATGCAATTCAAGATGAAAAAGATTTTGAAACTAATCTTAAAAATCGTTCACCTATAGTAACAATAATGGGACATGTAGATCATGGTAAAACTTCATTAATTGATTACATTAGAAAATCTAATATAATCGTTGGAGAGGTTGGTGGAATTACTCAACATATAGGAGCATATAGTGTTGATTTTGAAGGAAAAAACATAACTTTTATTGATACACCTGGACATGAAGCATTTACAGCTATGCGTGCAAGAGGTGCTCAAATTACCGATATTGCTGTAATTGTTATTGCAGCAGATGATAAAATTATGCCTCAAACAAAAGAAGCAATAAGTCATGCTCAAATATCTGGTGTATCAATGATATTTGCTATAAATAAAATTGATAAACCTATGTCTCAACCTGAAAAAATACGTGAACAATTAGCAGGAATGAATCTTTTAGTAGAAGAATGGGGAGGTAAATATCAATCTCAAGAAATATCTGCTAAAACAGGGATTGGGATAAATAAATTATTGGAAAAAATAATAATTGAATCTGAAATTTTACAACTTAAAGCTAATCCTAATAAATTGGCAACCGGAACTGTTATAGAAGCCAGTTTAGATAAAGGTAGAGGTTTTTTAACTAATGTTATTATACAAAATGGTACACTTAAAAAAGGTGATTATGTATTAGCAGGTAATTATCACGGAAAAATAAAAGTTATATTAGACGAACGTGGACAATCTATTAAAGAAGCTGGTCCTTCTAAACCAGTAATAATTTTAGGGTTAAATGGAGCTCCTGTAGCAGGAGATAAATTTAAAGTTTTTAAATATGAGAAAAAAGCTAAAGAAATTGCTTATAAACGAATGCAATTACAACGTGAACAAAATATTCGTACTCAAAAATATCTAACATTAGATGAAATTGGTAGAAGAATTGCCTTAGGTAATTTTAAAGAAATTAAAATTATAATAAAAGGAGATAAAGATGGTTCTATAGAAGCTATAGCCAATTCTTTGCAAAAAGAATCTACAGATAAAATTATGATTAATATTATTTACAAAAATGTAGGAGCTATTACTGAATCTGATGTATTATTAGCTAGTGCTTCAAATGCTATAATTATAGGTTTTAATGTGCGTACAGCTAATAATAATATTATTAATATTGCATACAAAGAAAATATTGAGATACGTACATATTCAATCATATATGATATAATAAATGATATTAAAAAAGCTATAGATGGATTAAATAAAAATAATAAAAACAAAAAAGAAAAAATTATAGGTAATGCACAAGTACAAGAAATATTTAAAATACCAAAAATAGGTATTATTGCTGGATGCATAATAACTAAAGGAAAAATAGTTTTTAATTCTAAAATTAGACTTATTAGAGAAGGTATAGTTATACAATCTAATTGTGATATTCTTTCTTTAAAAAGATTTAAAGAAGATATTAAAGAAGTACAAAAAGGTTATGAATGTGGTATAAGTCTAAAAAATTATTCCAATATTAAAACTGGAGATATAATAGAAAATTATGATTATGAATAA
- the sufC gene encoding Fe-S cluster assembly ATPase SufC, which produces MLTIKDLHVFIGGKHILQGIDLIINHGEIHIIMGPNGSGKSTLAYVIAGKNDYKITKGTMYFEEQNILNMSTEERAYLGIFLSFQYPVEIPGVSLYNFIKTAINSLNKARNLNPISTSEILKNIHKTAEYLGLDKDLLKRSVNEGFSGGEKKRNEIFQMTMLNPKLAILDETDSGLDIDAINIIYKGVNSLKSKNNSVLIITHYQRLLEYITPNYVHILYKGKIIKSGNKNLALEIEKKGFNWLINNEK; this is translated from the coding sequence GTGTTAACAATAAAGGATTTACATGTTTTTATAGGAGGAAAACATATATTACAAGGAATTGATTTAATTATTAATCATGGGGAAATACATATTATTATGGGTCCCAATGGATCAGGAAAAAGTACACTTGCTTATGTAATAGCAGGAAAAAATGATTATAAAATTACTAAAGGTACAATGTATTTTGAAGAACAAAATATATTAAATATGTCTACTGAAGAACGTGCATATTTAGGTATTTTTCTTTCGTTTCAATATCCTGTGGAAATTCCAGGGGTATCACTTTATAATTTTATTAAAACAGCTATTAATTCATTAAATAAAGCCCGTAATTTAAATCCAATTTCTACATCTGAAATATTAAAAAATATACATAAAACAGCTGAGTATTTAGGTTTAGACAAAGATCTTCTTAAACGTTCTGTTAATGAAGGTTTTTCTGGAGGTGAAAAAAAACGAAATGAAATATTTCAAATGACTATGCTTAATCCTAAATTAGCTATACTTGATGAAACTGATTCAGGTTTAGATATTGATGCAATTAATATTATTTATAAAGGAGTTAATAGTTTAAAATCTAAAAATAATTCAGTATTAATTATTACTCATTATCAAAGATTATTAGAGTATATAACACCTAATTATGTTCATATTTTATATAAAGGTAAAATTATAAAATCTGGAAATAAAAATTTAGCTTTAGAAATTGAAAAAAAAGGATTTAATTGGTTAATTAATAATGAAAAATAA
- a CDS encoding cysteine desulfurase, which produces MLSDKDILYIRKQFPILKKKIYKNPLIYLDNAATTQKPIQVINAIKKYYTTINANVHRGAHYLSQIATNAIENSRLKIKNFINARYSEEIIFTRNTTEAINLVALGISNFIKPGDEILISYLEHHSNIVPWQMLCERTKTCLKVIPIDKEGTLKWEVFEQLISVNTKIVAITHLSNVLGINPPVKKFIKKAHTYGAKVLIDGAQALSHLVIDVQNLDADFYVFSAHKMYGPTGVGVLYGKKNSLEKLLPYQGGGEMIKNVTFEKTIYADIPYKFEAGTPNIEGIVAWSYAIDFIENIGMNNIILYEKKLLDYITYMLSKINGIIIYSQYIPRIGIISFNISDIHPFDIGLILDRLGIAVRTGHHCAQPIIDFFKILGTVRISISIYNTFEEIDYLYKAILKANKMLKK; this is translated from the coding sequence ATGTTATCAGACAAAGATATTTTATATATTCGTAAACAATTTCCTATTTTAAAAAAAAAAATTTATAAAAATCCTTTAATTTATCTAGATAATGCTGCTACCACTCAAAAACCAATACAAGTTATTAATGCTATTAAAAAATATTATACTACTATTAATGCTAATGTTCATAGAGGAGCTCATTATCTTAGTCAAATAGCAACGAATGCTATTGAAAATAGTAGATTAAAAATTAAAAATTTTATTAATGCAAGATATTCAGAAGAAATTATTTTTACACGTAATACTACAGAAGCAATTAATTTAGTAGCATTAGGAATTTCAAATTTTATAAAACCAGGAGATGAAATTCTAATTTCATATTTAGAACATCATTCTAATATTGTTCCATGGCAAATGCTTTGTGAACGTACAAAAACTTGTTTAAAAGTTATTCCAATTGATAAAGAAGGTACATTAAAATGGGAAGTTTTTGAACAACTTATTTCAGTTAATACTAAAATTGTTGCAATTACCCACTTATCTAATGTTTTAGGTATAAATCCACCTGTTAAAAAATTTATAAAAAAAGCTCATACTTATGGTGCCAAAGTATTAATTGATGGTGCACAGGCTTTATCTCACTTAGTGATTGATGTACAAAATTTGGATGCTGACTTTTACGTATTTTCTGCACATAAAATGTATGGTCCTACAGGAGTAGGAGTATTATATGGTAAAAAAAATAGTTTAGAAAAATTATTACCTTATCAAGGTGGAGGAGAAATGATTAAAAATGTAACTTTTGAAAAAACTATATATGCTGATATACCGTATAAATTTGAAGCAGGAACACCCAATATAGAAGGTATTGTAGCATGGTCTTATGCAATAGATTTCATAGAAAATATAGGTATGAATAATATAATTTTATATGAAAAAAAATTATTGGATTATATAACTTATATGTTAAGTAAAATTAATGGAATTATTATATATTCACAATATATACCTCGTATTGGTATTATTTCATTTAATATATCTGATATTCATCCTTTTGATATAGGTCTTATTTTAGATCGTTTAGGTATTGCAGTTCGTACAGGACATCATTGTGCCCAACCCATAATTGATTTTTTTAAAATTTTAGGTACAGTACGTATTAGTATATCTATATATAATACATTTGAAGAAATAGATTATCTTTATAAAGCAATTTTAAAAGCAAATAAAATGTTAAAAAAATAA
- the ureA gene encoding urease subunit gamma gives MHLTFYEKEKLFIFLAGELAQKRLNRGIKLNYPECVALITCYILECAREGKTIENIINNVKNLITYNQVISGVPEMIDKVQVEATFPDGTKLVTIRNPIPIQSNNEKIIAGEYLLSENDITYLSTRKKIIRKVTNTGTKPIQIGSHFNFYKVNSYLKFNREGTKNYRLYIPSGTSIRIEPGETKEVTLIEYYNKL, from the coding sequence ATGCATTTAACTTTTTATGAAAAAGAAAAACTTTTTATTTTTTTAGCAGGAGAATTAGCACAAAAACGTTTAAATAGAGGTATAAAACTTAATTATCCTGAATGTGTAGCATTAATAACATGTTATATATTAGAATGTGCAAGAGAAGGAAAAACTATTGAAAATATTATTAATAATGTTAAAAATCTTATTACTTATAATCAAGTAATTTCTGGTGTTCCAGAAATGATTGATAAAGTACAAGTAGAAGCAACATTTCCAGATGGAACTAAATTAGTGACTATACGTAATCCTATACCTATACAAAGTAATAATGAAAAAATTATAGCTGGAGAATATTTATTATCTGAAAATGATATTACTTATCTATCAACTAGAAAAAAAATTATAAGAAAAGTTACAAATACTGGAACAAAACCTATTCAAATAGGATCACATTTTAATTTTTATAAAGTTAATTCATATTTAAAATTTAATCGTGAAGGAACAAAGAATTATCGTTTATACATTCCTTCTGGAACATCTATACGTATAGAACCTGGTGAAACAAAAGAAGTAACATTAATAGAATATTATAATAAATTATAA
- the sufB gene encoding Fe-S cluster assembly protein SufB: MNGDNSHNDLIKKIANSEYKYGFYTDIESYKFPKGLNEEIISAISKKNNEPNWLLNWRLESFDFWKKMHCPKWANIKYIEPDFNNIIYYSAPKKKNIDPILLDTFNKLGISLEEQKVAIDVVMDSVSITTTFKKTLYEMGIIFCPISEAIQKYSDLIKKYLGTVVPRNDNFYAALNSAVFSDGSFCYIPKGIRCPIELSTYFRINESGTGQFERTLIIADEDSYVSYLEGCTAPSRDENQLHAAVVELIALENSEIKYSTIQNWFPGNKDGKGGIYNFVTKRGLCEKNAKISWTQVETGSSITWKYPSCILKGDYSVGEFYSVAFTKNFQQADTGTKMIHIGKHSKSTIISKGISADRSQNSYRGLVKINSNAYNARNFSQCDSLLLSNECGAHTFPYIDVNNSSALVEHEATTSKIEKDQIFYCNQRGISIEKAISLIVNGFSNEVLNKLPMEFSIEARKLLEISLDNSVG; encoded by the coding sequence ATGAATGGGGATAATAGCCACAATGATTTAATTAAAAAAATTGCTAATTCTGAATATAAATATGGTTTTTATACTGATATTGAATCATATAAGTTTCCAAAAGGACTAAATGAAGAAATTATTTCAGCTATATCTAAAAAAAATAATGAACCAAATTGGTTATTAAATTGGCGTTTAGAATCTTTTGATTTTTGGAAAAAAATGCATTGTCCTAAATGGGCTAATATAAAATATATAGAACCAGATTTTAATAATATAATTTATTACTCAGCTCCTAAAAAAAAAAATATTGATCCTATATTACTTGATACTTTTAACAAATTAGGAATTTCATTAGAAGAACAAAAAGTAGCTATAGATGTTGTAATGGATTCAGTATCAATAACTACTACGTTTAAAAAAACGTTATATGAAATGGGTATTATTTTTTGTCCTATTAGTGAAGCTATACAAAAATATTCTGATTTAATAAAAAAATATTTAGGTACAGTAGTTCCTAGAAATGATAATTTTTATGCCGCATTAAATTCTGCCGTTTTCTCAGATGGATCTTTTTGTTATATACCAAAAGGTATACGTTGTCCTATTGAACTTTCTACTTACTTTCGTATTAATGAAAGTGGAACAGGTCAATTTGAAAGAACATTAATTATTGCAGACGAAGATTCTTATGTTAGTTATTTAGAAGGTTGTACAGCCCCTAGTAGGGATGAAAATCAATTACATGCCGCTGTAGTTGAACTTATTGCTTTAGAAAATTCTGAAATAAAATATTCTACAATTCAGAATTGGTTTCCAGGTAATAAAGATGGTAAAGGAGGAATATATAATTTTGTTACTAAACGTGGTTTATGTGAAAAAAATGCTAAAATATCTTGGACACAAGTAGAAACTGGATCATCTATTACTTGGAAATATCCTTCATGCATATTAAAAGGAGATTATTCAGTAGGAGAATTTTATTCTGTAGCATTTACTAAAAATTTTCAACAAGCAGATACTGGTACAAAAATGATTCATATAGGGAAACATAGCAAAAGTACTATTATTTCTAAAGGAATATCTGCTGATAGATCTCAAAATAGTTATAGGGGTTTAGTTAAAATAAATTCTAATGCGTATAATGCACGGAATTTTTCTCAATGTGATTCATTACTTCTTAGTAATGAATGTGGTGCACATACTTTTCCATATATTGATGTTAATAATTCTTCAGCATTAGTAGAACATGAAGCAACTACTTCTAAAATTGAGAAAGATCAAATATTTTATTGTAATCAACGTGGTATTAGTATAGAAAAAGCTATATCACTTATAGTAAATGGTTTTAGTAATGAAGTTTTAAATAAACTTCCTATGGAATTTTCTATAGAAGCAAGAAAATTATTAGAAATATCTTTAGATAATTCTGTAGGATAA